Proteins from a genomic interval of Polyodon spathula isolate WHYD16114869_AA chromosome 1, ASM1765450v1, whole genome shotgun sequence:
- the cast gene encoding calpastatin — translation MPKKSRKKSKGQAEKKAQAAATTSKAGGGLGAQQKAPGAATGSSQSKPAPAPGAAQTAAMKPTETKGTQAAKTDPAKTVAAKQPTASSASAPAAVKPKETTKKDKDVTGAVSASLKSSPKPPADKKAKVEESSGMSLDALDALGDTLGVAEVEPQAPKPLPKDIIQENLTSEKYKGRVGEREDSLPPNYRFGGTNKDTPIPKAKEEDKTPMDDMAALDALAGDFVSSATIPSVHSASAPSAATQKPQQKKDKDVTGAVSASLKSSPKPPADRKAKVEESSGMSLDALDALGDTLGVAEVEPQAPKLLPKDIIQENLTSEKYKGRVGEREDSLPPNYRFGGTNKDTPIPKAKEEHKTPMDDMAALDALAGDFVSSATSPSVHSAPTPSAATPKTQQGTQATKPDPAKTVAAKQQTVSSASAPAAVKPKETASSGMSLDALDALGDTLGVAEVEPQAPKLLPKDIIQENLTSEKYKGRVGEREDSLPPNYRFGGTNKDTPIPKAKEEDKTPMDDMAALDALAGDFVSSATSPNVHSAPTPSAATPKPQQTPMDNTSALDALAGDFVCPDVSPKVHSVAAPTSQPCAAAKPQNASRQESRGTTAALDALSDTLLPDELQPAPKPVPVSAVVKEALVTKETLERLGDRDDTLPPEYRFLVDKDKDKNGVKPKETPKETMGDSAALDALAGDFDSPAVAPTVQCTAAPTVQSSTARSQPVSRQESRGTTAALDALSDTLLPDELPPAPKPIPASAVVKDKTTDKRQPKLGEDENTIPDKYRFKDEKGKGGKDASKQVVKPKDPAQIDKEKGDALDALSMGFTSDSLPQRKTEDKKEVPSSTPAAAKPKTQSTDPSQPSKVHN, via the exons CGCAGCAACAGGTTCTAGCCAG TCCAAACCAGCACCAGCCCCTGGTGCAGCACAGACAGCCGCCATGAAACCTACTGAAACgaag GGAACGCAGGCTGCAAAAACAGATCCTGCCAAGACTGTGGCAGCAAAGCAG CCAACAGCTTCCTCTGCCAGTGCACCAGCTGCTGTAAAGCCAAAAGAAACCACG AAAAAAGACAAGGATGTGACAGGCGCTGTATCAGCCAGCTTAAAAAGCTCTCCAAAGCCTCCTGCTGACAAGAAAGCCAAGGTTGAGGAG AGTTCAGGGATGTCCTTGGATGCTTTGGATGCTCTTGGAGACACGCTTGGTGTTGCAGAAGTGGAACCACAAGCCCCCAAACCTCTTCCTAAAGATATCATTCAG GAAAACTTAACTTCTGAGAAATATAAGGGGAGAGTTGGGGAGAGAGAAGACTCGCTTCCACCTAACTATAGATTTGGTGGTACT AATAAAGACACACCCATACCCAAAGCAAAGGAGGAAGACAAG ACTCCAATGGATGACATGGCTGCTCTTGATGCTCTAGCAGGAGATTTTGTCTCCTCTGCCACCATTCCCAGTGTGCACTCAGCATCGGCCCCTTCTGCAGCAACACAAAAGCCACAGCAG AAAAAAGACAAGGATGTGACAGGCGCTGTATCAGCCAGCTTAAAAAGTTCTCCAAAGCCTCCTGCTGACAGGAAAGCCAAGGTTGAGGAG AGTTCAGGGATGTCCTTGGATGCTTTGGATGCTCTTGGAGACACGCTTGGTGTTGCAGAAGTGGAACCACAAGCCCCCAAACTTCTTCCTAAAGATATCATTCAG GAAAACTTAACTTCTGAGAAATATAAGGGGAGAGTTGGAGAGAGAGAAGACTCGCTTCCACCTAACTATAGATTTGGTGGTACT AATAAAGACACACCCATACCCAAAGCAAAGGAGGAACACAAG ACCCCAATGGATGACATGGCTGCTCTTGATGCTCTAGCAGGAGATTTTGTCTCTTCTGCCACCAGTCCCAGTGTGCACTCTGCACCGACCCCTTCTGCAGCAACACCAAAGACACAGCAG GGAACGCAGGCTACAAAACCAGATCCTGCCAAGACTGTGGCAGCAAAGCAG CAAACAGTTTCCTCTGCCAGTGCACCAGCTGCTGTAAAGCCAAAAGAAACCGCG AGTTCAGGGATGTCCTTGGATGCTTTGGATGCTCTTGGAGACACGCTTGGTGTTGCAGAAGTGGAACCACAAGCCCCCAAACTTCTTCCTAAAGATATCATTCAG GAAAACTTAACTTCTGAGAAATATAAGGGGAGAGTTGGGGAGAGAGAAGACTCGCTTCCACCTAACTATAGATTTGGTGGTACT AATAAAGACACACCCATACCCAAAGCAAAGGAGGAAGACAAG ACCCCAATGGATGACATGGCTGCTCTTGATGCTCTAGCAGGAGATTTTGTCTCCTCTGCCACCAGTCCCAATGTGCACTCTGCACCGACCCCTTCTGCAGCAACACCAAAGCCACAGCAG ACACCAATGGACAATACCTCAGCTCTGGATGCCCTGGCAGGAGATTTTGTCTGCCCGGACGTCAGCCCCAAAGTACACTCTGTAGCCGCACCCACATCTCAACCCTGCGCTGCAGCAAAGCCACAGAATGCTTCACGGCAG GAGTCCAGAGGCACCACTGCTGCGCTGGATGCCCTTTCAGACACCTTGCTGCCAGACGAGCTCCAACCCGCACCCAAACCAGTTCCTGTGTCTGCTGTTGTCAAG GAAGCCTTGGTTACCAAGGAAACACTCGAGAGACTGGGAGACCGGGATGATACTCTGCCACCAGAATACAGATTCCTGGTTGACAAG GACAAAGATAAGAATGGAGTTAAACCAAAAGAGACGCCAAAG GAAACAATGGGAGACAGTGCAGCATTAGACGCTCTGGCAGGAGATTTTGACTCCCCTGCAGTCGCCCCTACAGTCCAGTGCACAGCTGCCCCCACTGTCCAGTCCAGTACAGCCAGGTCTCAGCCAGTCTCGCGGCAG GAGTCCAGAGGCACCACTGCTGCACTGGATGCCCTTTCAGACACCTTGCTGCCAGACGAGCTCCCACCAGCACCCAAACCAATCCCTGCGTCTGCTGTTGTCAAG GACAAAACGACTGATAAACGccaaccaaagctgggagaggaTGAGAACACAATCCCTgacaaatacagatttaaagatgaAAAG GGAAAGGGAGGGAAAGATGCAAGCAAGCAAGTGGTAAAACCTAAAGATCCAGCACAG ATTGATAAAGAAAAAGGAGATGCCCTTGATGCCTTATCTATGGGATTTACATCAGACTCTCTGCCTCAGAGAAAG ACTGAAGACAAGAAAGAGGTCCCCAGCTCTACTCCAGCAGCAGCAAAACCTAAGACACAGAGCACAGACCCAAGTCAGCCCTCCAAG GTGCACAATTAA